GTATGGCGGCCGACAATCTAAAACTGAAATAATAATGCCTGTAGATAGCAAGCAAGAAATTGATAGTAATAGCAAATGACGGTCATATTTGACTTTGAGTGATAAATAAGTCTACGTCGTTCACTATATTTAAACAAAAACTCTGCCAATGGGTAGCCGTATGATTATGAAAATCGATGCTCTTACAATTGCAAAATCAAAACCCTATTTTCAGGCAATTTTTGCTATTTTTTTAAGTATCTCACTATTGAGTGCTTGCCAAAAAACACCAGAACCTGAGACAGATAACGAAACAATCTCTGAAGCGGCAGTACAAACCACACCCGTGACTAGCAATATTAATGTTGATACGACCGCTGATAATGGTGATGATATCGCAAATTCTGAAGTAAGCTCAGAACAAGATGTAAGCTTAACTGAGCTAGAAAATGACCTTGGTGCAACAGGCTCGGCAGCAAACAATACTGCCCCAGCACCAAATCCAGAACAAGCCATTAAAGGCGCGCAAATTACTGATGTCCGTTATAAAAATGCGGCTGGTGAATCACTCTCGGTCGTTTTTGAAACCTCAGCAGCAGGCGTACTCAACGCTATCATTAGCCTACCGAACAAACCAAAAATGACACTAAGTGCACCTGAAGGTCAAGGCAATAACCCGACTTATCGATCAAGCGATGGCAGCATCGAGCTGGTCAGTCATGCGGGTGGCGGCAGTATTGATTTTATTAAAAATAATAAAGTCACTAGCTTTGATGCAGTCAGTGCCGAAGCAGAAGTCATCACTGAGTAATTGATTAAAAAATATAGCTTAGAACCTTTAAAAAGTTACATAAAAGAAATCTCTTGAGTATTAAAAAGGCGGCAAATATTTATGATATTGGCCACCTTTTTAATGCTATTAACTTTTCTCTAACCAAATCCAGTTACTTTGCCAAACAGACTGACCAGCCAACTGATTACTGCCCACAGTCCCCAACCAACCACCACAATAACGATTAGTCCCAACAGATCAGGAATGTGCAAATACAGCCATGCAATGATAGGATTGTGCCAAAAAGCGCCAAAACGGCTACGTTGCTTATCTTCTAGCGATTGATGCAAAAACGGCCGATCCATGTGCATCGTTTCAGTAATGCCATATTCATCGTGCAGATGCTCATGCACGATGCCTAAAGTCTTACGACTGGGGCGAATAAAAATATCGAGCAGCGTGCCAATACCCGGTACGATACCAACGACCATATCAATGAGTGCCAGTCTGACCGCAGGCGTCATTTTATGCGCTGGCACACCTAGCTGACGCCCTAATACAAAAGCATAGCTGGTTAAAGCCAGTCCCGCTAAATCTCCTGCCAGCGGAATCGTCGAAAGCGCCGCATCTGCACCCATGCCTTGTTTGGTAAAAGGCACACGTACCAGCGAATCCATCGTATTAGCAAACTTAGCCAATTTACGCTCGGTGGCGATCACTTGTTCGCGTGTTAGCCCATGCTCAGCTAGCTTTGCTTGATAATCGATGACAGGTGCAGTGGCATCAGAAGATTTTTTCGCTTTTGACTTTGAGAGCTTTTTGAAGTTATCCATTAAAAGTCGTCCATAGACAAGCGATTGCAATGAGAGCAAAGACGTAACGCCCTACCCATATATTAGCTAAAAACGCCTGAAAACAGGCTCTTGCATTACGAGTAGCACAAGCGCTATTTTGCTTAGCAAACATCATCGCCACTAACGCCAAGCCAAATACTAGCGTCAGGCCTAAGCTTGTCGGTGCAAAGTAATGCCAAATGACCGCGCCCATGATAAGCAAAAACAATGTTTGTAGCAGCGAGATAATAATCACATCATAGCGACCAAATAATATCGCCGTTGATTTTACCCCGATTTTTAAATCATCTTCACGGTCAGCCATAGCATATTGGGTATCATAAGCCACGGTCCAACACATATAAGCAATAAACAACAACCAACACCAGATATCAGGCGCGCCTTGTATCGCCACATACGCCATCGGTATCGCCCAACCAAAAGCCGCTGCTAAAAACACTTGCGGCAAATGGGTAAAACGCTTCATAAATGGATAAATGAATGCCAATAACACTGCGCCAAGCGACCAGTAAAATACGGTTATCGGCAAAAAGAACAGCAAACTGGCACTGAGTAATACCAATACTAAAAAAGCAGCGATTGCTTCTTTAGCAGACAGACGCCCATCAGCTAATGGACGGCCTTTGGTGCGGGTCACATGACCATCGACCTTACGATCGGCAAAATCATTGATCGCGCAACCTGCCGCCCGCATAAAAATCGCGCCCAGCGCAAAAATCACCAACATCTTAAGACTTGGTAGACCTGCACTTGAACCTTGCTGTTGCGCTTGACCCATCGCCGCCAGCATTACGCCCCATAGCGTTGGCCATAATAATAGCTCAATACCTACTGGTTTATCAAAGCGCGTCAGCTGCAGGTAAGCTTGTAGTTTGTCGTTAAATGTCATGGCTTTTTATTATCATTAATAGAAGGTTTTTTTGTGCGTGTTTGCCTACTTTTTCGGCAGCTCTTATATGAAGTGCTATTACATTGAATTATTAATACATTGGCGAGCTACTGAATTTGCTGCCACAATTTGTTGGCCTCGATGAGCGACAGCTCAGGATATTGTTTACGTAAAGCTTTAATAGCAGGGATTTTGTCTTTTTGTGCGGCTTGTTGACGCAAAAATGCCACATAATCTTCAGGACGACTGAACTCTTTTAAACGGGCTTCTAGCCTTAATATTCGGGTGCGCAAAATAATGTTTATTAATAATAATCCTGCACCCATAATCCAAATAATTAACGTCGACATTCCCTGCTCCTAAATCCAATCACTCTAAATTTTACAAATATAGAGTTGCTAACTGCGCACTCTAAGCTCAATAACTGAGTCCAATCGCTAAGTTCAATCGCTAGGCGCATTTATTATGATGAGAAATGGCTATTAAACAAAATAACCATCAAAGCGTACCGCTTCGTTATGCCAGCTCTCACTTGGTTGTTGATGCGCAAGTAACGGCGCAAATTGCGGACGCTTAACGACCACGCGCCCCTGTGTGTTTGTGTTTTGTCCCTTTTGACGGACGACTGCTTGCGCACTTTGTAGCAACTGTTCTTCTTGTTCTAGCGTTGGTGGGCTAGCCAATTGGTGTAAGGCTTGCATGTGCTTGCCCACTTTAGCGCCTTTACCCGTTTTGCTATCTTGATAACTGTCCTCCGGAAACATCGGATCCAGATACACCACATCGACTGCTTTCATATCGATTTCTTTAGTGTCATCTATCGCATCTGCTGCTAGAGTTGCAAAATAGCCAAGCGCATCGGTATTGATAATATGCAGACGGCTCATCAGCTTTTGCCAATTTGCTAGCCCACTCATACGCTGCTGCTCTACTAACAATAACAATGCCATCAAGGGCTGCTGCTCGAGCATAATGACCTGTGCGCCCGTACTGGCTAATATCAAACTGTCATGACCAAAGCCTGCTGTGGCATCGATAACCTGACTGTCAGATGTGATTTTGACTGCTTGTAATAATAGCTCAGACTTACGCCCCGCGCTCACCACACGGCGTTGCAGCTTATCCCATTCTGGTGCAACGCTTAACCCGTCACTCAGCCATGATAGCTTGTTTTTTTCATCCAACAACAAAATAGGTTGGGTAGCTGTCTGGCTTAACTGCTGGCGACATTTTTGACTAAGCTTATCGGTAAACAGCTCAAGGTGTAAAATAATGGGCAGCTGATGTGCGACTATCAGCGCTTGTATATCTGCGACCTGACTATGCTGCGACTCGCTGACATAGTATAGTTGGCAGTGCATAATGTTACTACTCTCTTTGAACCCTTGGCGTGAAGCGGTCATCTCTACTTTCCTATTCGCGGCTTATAGACTCATCCTACAATCGGCTCTAGCCTGCCATTTGATAACCAAAACCCCAAGCCGCTATTAATACAATGATGCCAGTAATAATGCGTAACCACGCAAAGATTTTAAAATCACGACGACTGACCCATTCTACTAGCAAACGGATACAGAGTAAGGCGACGATAAATGACACCACCGTACCTATACCTAATACCAGCCAATCCTCGCTATTGGTCAATACGTCATGATGCTTTAGCAAATCCAATAATGCCGCGCCCACGATGACTGGAATACCCAAAAAGAAAGAAAATTCAGCGGAAGCTTTACGTGAAACGCCGAGCCATAGCGCGCCGATAATTGTTGCGCCTGAGCGTGATGTTCCCGGTATCAATGCCAGACATTGCAGCAGACCAATCATCAACGCGGTTTTTAGATTGACGTCTTCTGCTTCTTGCGCAATAATCGTTTTAGGGCGATTTTCTACATAGAATATCAATAAACCACCGATAATCAGCATAATTGCCACGACGATAGGATTAAATAAATATGATTTAATCTCATCCGCGAAGGTGAAGCCAACGATCATCACCGGAATAGTCGCCACAATCAAGCTAAGTCCTAGCTGGCGTGGATTACTCATGCCTTCAGCTTTACCTGTCAGCAGACCCATAAGCGCTTGCCATAGTCTGTCCCAATAATCATAAATGACCGCTAAGATAGCGCCAAGCTGCACCACTACCACAAATAAATCAACTTTTTCTTTGGTCCAAAAGCCCAGCAAATCCGCTGATAAAATCAAGTAGCCAGTGCTAGAGATGGGTAAAAATTCAGTGATACCTTCAACGATACCCATGATAACAGCTTGAATTAATAAAATGATATCCACGATGGCTTTCCTAAATATGGATCTATTGGCTAATAGCGTTTTAGAGTGTTTTTATATTTTATATAGCACTGATAATGGCTGGCATGAATATGATGGTTACGCCTTACCTTGCTCTTTTAGCGTTTTCCACGCTTGATTACGCAGATACTTTGGTAACGCTTGCGAGGCTTCTGTGCCGCCTGTCTCCATAAATTGAGCAATACCAAGCTGCCCTATCACAGTAGCATCAGGGTGAATATCTGCCTGAATGATCTGACCGTCATGTAATGTTAATAACGGCGCACCATTGCCAGCAATGGGAATATTAAGCACTGTCTGGCTGTCATAATCGAGCAACTGCTCGGTATCTTCGCCATTTTCTTGCTTAACCGCCTGCATAAGGTTGTCTATTAGCACATATTGCCCAAAATAAACTTGCTGCATACGCGCATCAAGGGCGCTATACACTTCGGTCACACCATATTTTTGATACGCCGCTTGCGCAATCGCTTGTAGGCTTGAGACTCCGACACAAGGAATATCATGGGCGACAGACAATGCTTGTACTACTGCCGTATTAATCCGTATGCCACTAAAGGCACCAGGACCACGGTTAAATATCAAGGCTTGTAAATCAGCAAGGTTGAGCTTAGCCTCGGACAAAGCGGCGTCAATCATCGGTAGAATTTGCTGGGTTTGCTGGCGTTTACCCGTCTCCGTATGACTCGATAGCACTTGACCACTGGCATCTAAAATCGCGATCGAACACTGATCAAACACGGTATCCATTGCTAAAAACATCATAACCTCGGCCTATTCACTTAGCATTATAAAACAGCGCCTATCATAGCATTTAGGATAGGCAAATTTTATTAATTTCTAAATTTTCATACTTAATCCATCAATATTTATGGGAACATGACAGGCATAAAAAATCCCAAAGCGACTTGCACCTTGGGGTTTTCATTAAGAATTCAATACTATAGCAATCTAAGCATCTATCAATTAAAAACGGGTTTTAAACTTTTTTGGCGCTTGATTCTGCATTTCCTGCATTTGTTTTTGCATCTCTTCGGTGCTTGGCATGTTGTTTGGATCTAGACCCATCTGCTTAGCCATTTGTTGTGGATTCACATCCTTGACGCCGCCTTGCTGACCGCCGCCACCAAATAAAGGACCGCCACCAGCACCGCCACCACCCATCAACCCTTGCATCGATTTCATCATTTTACTGATGCCTTCAGGCTTGGAAATCATTTTCATCATTTTTGCCATTTGCTTGTGTTGTTTAAGCAAACGATTGACGTCTTGAATCTCACGTCCCGAACCTGCGGCAATACGGCGCTTACGGCTTGGGTTAATTTTATCAGGATTTTTGCGCTCAAATGGCGTCATCGAATTAATCAACGCTTCCATCTCACGTACTTTTTCTTCTGGCTTAGCATCTTCGACCGCTTTTTGCATATCCGAGCCGCCCATACCTGGCATCTTATCTAAGAAGCCTGCCATGCCGCCCATGCTTTTCATTTGTTGAAACTGGGTCAATAGATCCTCAAGGTCGAAATCGCCGCCTTTTTGCATCTTTTTAGCCATTTTTTCGGCTTTATCACGGTCGATTTTTTGTTCAACTTCTTCGACCAAACTCAGTACGTCACCCATA
This region of Psychrobacter sp. JCM 18902 genomic DNA includes:
- a CDS encoding class I SAM-dependent methyltransferase, producing the protein MTASRQGFKESSNIMHCQLYYVSESQHSQVADIQALIVAHQLPIILHLELFTDKLSQKCRQQLSQTATQPILLLDEKNKLSWLSDGLSVAPEWDKLQRRVVSAGRKSELLLQAVKITSDSQVIDATAGFGHDSLILASTGAQVIMLEQQPLMALLLLVEQQRMSGLANWQKLMSRLHIINTDALGYFATLAADAIDDTKEIDMKAVDVVYLDPMFPEDSYQDSKTGKGAKVGKHMQALHQLASPPTLEQEEQLLQSAQAVVRQKGQNTNTQGRVVVKRPQFAPLLAHQQPSESWHNEAVRFDGYFV
- the tsaB gene encoding tRNA (adenosine(37)-N6)-threonylcarbamoyltransferase complex dimerization subunit type 1 TsaB, with amino-acid sequence MFLAMDTVFDQCSIAILDASGQVLSSHTETGKRQQTQQILPMIDAALSEAKLNLADLQALIFNRGPGAFSGIRINTAVVQALSVAHDIPCVGVSSLQAIAQAAYQKYGVTEVYSALDARMQQVYFGQYVLIDNLMQAVKQENGEDTEQLLDYDSQTVLNIPIAGNGAPLLTLHDGQIIQADIHPDATVIGQLGIAQFMETGGTEASQALPKYLRNQAWKTLKEQGKA
- a CDS encoding DUF4112 domain-containing protein is translated as MDNFKKLSKSKAKKSSDATAPVIDYQAKLAEHGLTREQVIATERKLAKFANTMDSLVRVPFTKQGMGADAALSTIPLAGDLAGLALTSYAFVLGRQLGVPAHKMTPAVRLALIDMVVGIVPGIGTLLDIFIRPSRKTLGIVHEHLHDEYGITETMHMDRPFLHQSLEDKQRSRFGAFWHNPIIAWLYLHIPDLLGLIVIVVVGWGLWAVISWLVSLFGKVTGFG
- a CDS encoding undecaprenyl-diphosphate phosphatase, which translates into the protein MDIILLIQAVIMGIVEGITEFLPISSTGYLILSADLLGFWTKEKVDLFVVVVQLGAILAVIYDYWDRLWQALMGLLTGKAEGMSNPRQLGLSLIVATIPVMIVGFTFADEIKSYLFNPIVVAIMLIIGGLLIFYVENRPKTIIAQEAEDVNLKTALMIGLLQCLALIPGTSRSGATIIGALWLGVSRKASAEFSFFLGIPVIVGAALLDLLKHHDVLTNSEDWLVLGIGTVVSFIVALLCIRLLVEWVSRRDFKIFAWLRIITGIIVLIAAWGFGYQMAG
- the ubiA gene encoding 4-hydroxybenzoate octaprenyltransferase, which codes for MTFNDKLQAYLQLTRFDKPVGIELLLWPTLWGVMLAAMGQAQQQGSSAGLPSLKMLVIFALGAIFMRAAGCAINDFADRKVDGHVTRTKGRPLADGRLSAKEAIAAFLVLVLLSASLLFFLPITVFYWSLGAVLLAFIYPFMKRFTHLPQVFLAAAFGWAIPMAYVAIQGAPDIWCWLLFIAYMCWTVAYDTQYAMADREDDLKIGVKSTAILFGRYDVIIISLLQTLFLLIMGAVIWHYFAPTSLGLTLVFGLALVAMMFAKQNSACATRNARACFQAFLANIWVGRYVFALIAIACLWTTFNG